One part of the Musa acuminata AAA Group cultivar baxijiao chromosome BXJ1-5, Cavendish_Baxijiao_AAA, whole genome shotgun sequence genome encodes these proteins:
- the LOC135674717 gene encoding uncharacterized protein LOC135674717 codes for MSWSTRFLTAVAFLAVGVVFAPDVLGSGRESPAGAITAVKLCHLLAFATAWGAALWVTFIGGIIMFKNLPRHQFGNLQSKMFPAYFTVVSVCAAVSVAAFAYLHPWRSASSIDKYQLGFLLSALGFDLSNLIVFTPMTIETMKKRHKVERDLSIGEEIGWSKNMEVAKTNPQLAAMNKKFGMIHGLSSLANIMAFGSLAMHSWYLAGKIQL; via the exons ATGTCGTGGTCGACCCGCTTCCTTACGGCGGTGGCGTTCCTCGCGGTCGGCGTCGTCTTCGCGCCGGACGTCCTCGGCTCGGGGCGGGAATCCCCCGCGGGCGCCATCACCGCCGTCAAGCTCTGCCACCTCCTCGCCTTCGCCACCGCCTGGGGCGCCGCACTATGGGTCACCTTCATCGGTGGCATCATCATGTTCAA AAATCTGCCGAGGCATCAGTTCGGAAATCTTCAGAGCAAGATGTTTCCAGCGTACTTCACGGTGGTGTCTGTTTGCGCGGCGGTTTCGGTAGCGGCGTTCGCCTATCTCCATCCGTGGAGGTCGGCTTCATCCATCGACAAGTATCAGCTCGGGTTCCTCCTTTCTGCGCTCGGTTTCGACCTCTCCAACCTGATCGTCTTCACTCCGATGACCATTGAG ACGATGAAAAAGCGGCACAAAGTTGAGAGAGATCTAAGCATTGGTGAAGAAATTGGATGGTCGAAAAACATGGAAGTGGCAAAAACGAATCCCCAACTCGCAGCTATGAACAAGAAATTTGGAATGATTCATGGCTTGTCTTCACTGGCCAACATCATGGCATTCGGCAGCCTTGCCATGCACTCGTGGTACTTGGCCGGGAAGATTCAATTATAA